In Sphingobacterium thalpophilum, a genomic segment contains:
- a CDS encoding GntR family transcriptional regulator codes for MNMTNAIAQFLKILEISDFSATPKYLQLANTIVDAVKNEILSKDDMLPSINELSGYLDISRDTVEKAYRYLKQQEIIASNPGKGYYINKIDVQSKVKIALFLNKLSTHKKIVYDSFARELGDYANLDLFVYNSDLSYLNTLLGSLTKTYDHYVLFPHFKEGRDKAPDIIRKIPAEKLMLLGRFIEDVPGEFPAVYENYEQDIYSALEEANESLSKYQMLKLVFPDHSDFPKAIIKGFYKFCQQYAFDHELVADLHREKVVKETCYINIIEDDLVKLLNKIIQKKLVIGMDVGVISYNETPLKKFILNGITTISTDFEMMGRLAAELIRSKSKDRVEVPFYLKLRPSV; via the coding sequence ATGAATATGACCAATGCAATAGCTCAATTTTTAAAAATACTTGAAATAAGTGACTTTTCTGCTACGCCCAAGTATCTGCAGTTAGCCAATACAATTGTTGATGCCGTTAAAAATGAAATTTTATCGAAAGATGATATGTTGCCTTCGATTAACGAGCTGAGCGGTTATCTTGATATTTCACGCGATACGGTGGAGAAAGCATACCGTTATCTAAAACAGCAGGAAATTATCGCATCTAATCCGGGGAAAGGTTATTATATCAATAAAATAGATGTGCAGTCCAAGGTAAAGATCGCCCTCTTTTTAAATAAGCTCAGCACACATAAAAAAATTGTCTATGACTCCTTTGCGCGTGAGTTGGGTGATTATGCCAATTTGGATTTATTTGTATACAACTCGGATCTTTCTTATCTGAATACGTTGCTTGGAAGTTTGACCAAGACGTATGATCATTACGTGCTATTTCCGCATTTCAAAGAAGGACGGGATAAAGCTCCGGATATCATCCGAAAAATTCCGGCAGAAAAACTCATGTTATTGGGTCGTTTTATTGAGGATGTACCGGGCGAATTTCCTGCTGTTTATGAAAATTATGAGCAGGATATCTATAGTGCCCTGGAAGAGGCTAACGAGTCATTAAGTAAATATCAGATGCTCAAATTGGTCTTTCCAGATCATAGCGATTTTCCGAAAGCTATTATTAAAGGATTTTATAAATTCTGTCAGCAATATGCATTTGATCACGAATTGGTTGCCGATCTTCATCGTGAAAAGGTTGTAAAAGAGACTTGCTACATCAACATTATTGAAGATGACCTCGTCAAGTTACTGAATAAGATTATACAGAAAAAATTGGTCATTGGGATGGATGTTGGGGTTATATCCTATAATGAAACACCATTAAAAAAATTTATATTGAATGGTATTACGACGATATCGACCGATTTTGAAATGATGGGACGATTGGCTGCCGAATTGATCCGAAGTAAATCCAAGGATCGGGTTGAAGTCCCATTCTATTTAAAGCTTAGGCCCTCCGTATAG